The following proteins come from a genomic window of Gossypium raimondii isolate GPD5lz chromosome 5, ASM2569854v1, whole genome shotgun sequence:
- the LOC105769348 gene encoding uncharacterized protein LOC105769348 isoform X1 has protein sequence MSDEGEKTCPLCAEEMDLTDQQLKPCKCGYEICVWCWHHIMEMAEKDETEGKCPACRCAYDKDRIVGMAANCERLVAEINSERKSKSTKAKTKSSEGRRQLSSVRVIQRNLVYIVGLPLNLGDEDLLQQREYFGQYGKVLKVSMSRTATGVIQQFPNNTCSVYITYSKEEEAIRCIRSIHGFVLEGRPLKACFGTTKYCHAWLRNVPCNNPDCLYLHEIGSQEDSFTKDEIISAYTRSRVQQITGATNNMLWPAGNMLPPPVDDYCPTPSYASAAKPIAKNAPNNTTVCIPKGSPPNGSTGRSVALPAGASWGMRALNYPQTAGLASSNGPSKQKSDTVRSALPFSSAVTNTNQNYPVHGDVIKKSSEEIHDMQMKGKQQNADLDCQTTVLEKPTTFGGVSASKSLSCQLSCPPVFNHYEQGSNMPSTVTNSTFCHAEQSFISSSEKPGCTGSTDGKIHSLCSDMQKLTVDRNVYGGPSNVLSPSSADSDHGSSGSPSSLCLQQCYTEDYREPLSSLAIGRTVTSPSGFCVSKQQSDWINDRQTQPVANRSSDVEEDILSFDNQRLNDPEVISRSSYVPNSPISLHLSNQSRPHWFQRGAVNLDADAFNVDNKVSDSLHLHGSSVSSLSNGYPEKYISSSIGSDITVDGSHLLPSEGKGKQIGRFLDYVEGNDAKETGESNIISNILSLDFDTWDESLASPHNLAKLLCDTVKQPNTLKLSTSWTAPNNGQSRFSFARQEDSKYHPFDMESSFSLFGQMPQNPSSQEFAESTDLYQNKFGISNGFSSHHFAESDYAISGPSVFSSNKLSAVSRPQISAPPGFAVPSRTPPPGFSSHERIDHAYDTTSGSHLMDCSSLLRNSYQALASGGIGGPGDIEFMDPAILAVGKGRLQGALNSSGLDMRSNFPPQLDPYEDEARFQLLMQRSLSPNQNMRYDGGDSSPYFEGISSGLMDQSQVNKISPFAQLSLPQSRNTNGHWDGWNEVEGGNGIGVAELLQNQRLGFNKFYSGYEDSNKYRMPTSGDLYSRTFGM, from the exons ATGAGTGATGAGGGAGAAAAGACTTGCCCCCTTTGCGCCGAGGAGATGGATTTGACTGATCAGCAGCTCAAGCCTTGCAAATGTGGTTACGAG ATATGTGTTTGGTGTTGGCATCACATAATGGAAATGGCTGAGAAGGATGAGACAGAGGGGAAATGTCCAGCATGTCGTTGTGCTTATGACAAAGACAGGATTGTAGGGATGGCTGCTAATTGTGAGAG GTTGGTTGCTGAAATTAATTCGGAGAGAAAAAGTAAGTCAACAAAGGCAAAGACTAAATCATCTGAAGGAAGGAGGCAACTGAGCAGTGTGCGGGTTATTCAAAGGAATCTTGTTTACATAGTTGGGTTGCCACTTAATCTGGGAGATGAAGAT CTTCTCCAACAGCGAGAATATTTTGGTCAATATGGAAAAGTTTTGAAAGTATCTATGTCTCGGACTGCAACTGGTGTCATTCAGCAATTTCCAAATAATACATGTAGTGT ATATATTACTTattcaaaagaagaagaagcaattCGTTGTATCCGGTCTATACATGGATTTGTTTTGGAGGGTAGACCATTAAA GGCTTGCTTTGGTACAACAAAGTATTGTCATGCATGGCTGAGAAATGTG CCTTGCAACAATCCTGATTGTCTATATTTGCATGAGATTGGTTCTCAAGAGGATAGTTTCACAAAAGATGAGATTATATCGGCATACACAAG GAGCAGGGTTCAACAGATAACTGGTGCAACAAACAATATGCTGTGGCCTGCTGGGAATATGTTACCTCCGCCTGTGGATGATTATTGCCCCACCCCCAGTTATGCTTCTGCAGCAAAACCCATTGCTAAAAATGCTCCAAAT AATACAACAGTGTGCATTCCTAAAGGTTCTCCGCCAAATGGAAGCACTGGAAGATCTGTTGCTCTTCCTGCTGGAGCGTCATG GGGAATGCGTGCTTTAAACTATCCTCAAACAGCTGGTTTAGCGTCATCAAATGGACCGTCTAAGCAGAAATCTGATACGGTTAGAAGCGCATTACCATTTTCATCTGCAGTAACAAACACAAATCAGAATTACCCAGTACATGGAGATGTTATAAAGAAGTCATCTGAGGAGATTCACGATATGCAAATGAAGGGTAAACAGCAGAATGCTGATTTGGATTGTCAAACAACTGTACTAGAGAAACCAACTACATTTGGTGGAGTTTCTGCTTCTAAGTCATTGAGCTGCCAGTTATCTTGTCCACCAGTATTCAATCATTATGAACAGGGAAGTAATATGCCATCAACTGTTACAAACTCCACCTTTTGCCATGCGGAGCAGTCTTTTATTTCCTCTAGTGAAAAACCAGGATGTACTGGCTCTACTGATGGGAAGATACACAGTTTGTGCTCTGATATGCAGAAGTTGACAGTAGATAGGAATGTCTATGGTGGACCATCTAATGTACTTAGCCCAAGCAGTGCAGATTCTGATCATGGATCGAGCGGCTCACCTAGTAGTCTGTGCTTACAACAATGTTATACCGAGGATTACCGAGAACCTTTAAGTTCACTAGCCATTGGGAGAACTGTGACGTCTCCCAGTGGGTTTTGTGTTTCTAAACAGCAGTCTGATTGGATAAATGATAGACAAACTCAACCAGTGGCAAATAGAAGCTCTGACGTAGAGGAAGACATATTGTCTTTTGATAATCAAAGACTCAACGATCCGGAAGTAATTAGCCGTTCAAGTTATGTTCCAAATTCACCAATATCACTTCATTTATCAAACCAATCTAGGCCCCATTGGTTTCAACGTGGTGCTGTTAATTTGGATGCTGATGCATTCAATGTAGACAATAAAGTTAGTGACAGTTTGCATCTTCATGGATCAAGTGTTTCTTCTTTATCAAATGGATACCCTGAGAAGTACATAAGCAGTAGTATCGGTTCTGATATTACCGTAGATGGCTCTCATCTGCTTCCAAGTGAGGGGAAAGGGAAGCAGATTGGAAGATTCCTTGATTATGTTGAGGGTAATGATGCTAAAGAAACAGGAGAGAGCAATATAATTTCTAACATATTGTCACTAGATTTTGATACTTGGGATGAATCCTTAGCTTCTCCTCATAACTTGGCTAAATTGTTGTGTGACACTGTCAAGCAGCCAAACACACTCAAATTATCTACTTCCTGGACAGCTCCGAATAATGGTCAGTCCAGATTTTCATTTGCAAGACAGGAGGATTCCAAATATCATCCATTTGATATGGAGTCCTCATTTAGTCTTTTTGGGCAAATGCCACAGAACCCTTCTAGCCAGGAATTTGCAGAAAGCACGGATCTctatcaaaataagtttggaaTTTCTAATGGTTTTTCATCTCATCACTTTGCGGAATCTGACTATGCAATCAGCGGTCCTTCAGTGTTTTCTTCTAACAAGCTTTCTG CAGTTTCAAGACCTCAAATTTCAGCCCCTCCTGGTTTCGCTGTTCCTAGCAGGACACCGCCTCCAGGCTTTTCTTCTCATGAGAGAATTGACCATGCCTATGACACCACATCTG GAAGCCATTTGATGGACTGTTCATCGCTGTTAAGAAATTCTTATCAGGCTCTGGCAAGTGGTGGGATTGGTGGCCCTGGGGATATAGAGTTTATGGATCCTGCTATTTTAGCAGTTGGTAAGGGTAGACTTCAGGGAGCACTAAACAGTTCAGGCTTAGACATGAGATCAAATTTTCCACCACAGTTGGATCCCTATGAAGATGAGGCCAGATTTCAACTATTGATGCAGAGATCCCTTTCTCCTAACCAAAACATGAGATATGATGGTGGGGATAGCTCTCCTTATTTTGAAGGGATTTCTTCTGGGCTAATGGATCAATCACAAGTGAACAAAATCTCCCCATTTGCTCAGCTGTCGCTTCCACAATCAAGAAATACAAATGGTCATTGGGATGGATGGAATGAGGTCGAAGGTGGAAACGGTATTGGTGTTGCTGAGCTCCTCCAAAATCAGAGACTGGGATTTAACAAGTTTTATTCCGGTTATGAAGATTCTAATAAGTACAGGATGCCCACTTCGGGTGATCTGTATAGTAGAACATTTGGGATGTGA
- the LOC105769348 gene encoding uncharacterized protein LOC105769348 isoform X3, giving the protein MSDEGEKTCPLCAEEMDLTDQQLKPCKCGYEICVWCWHHIMEMAEKDETEGKCPACRCAYDKDRIVGMAANCERLVAEINSERKSKSTKAKTKSSEGRRQLSSVRVIQRNLVYIVGLPLNLGDEDLLQQREYFGQYGKVLKVSMSRTATGVIQQFPNNTCSVYITYSKEEEAIRCIRSIHGFVLEGRPLKACFGTTKYCHAWLRNVPCNNPDCLYLHEIGSQEDSFTKDEIISAYTRVQQITGATNNMLWPAGNMLPPPVDDYCPTPSYASAAKPIAKNAPNNTTVCIPKGSPPNGSTGRSVALPAGASWGMRALNYPQTAGLASSNGPSKQKSDTVRSALPFSSAVTNTNQNYPVHGDVIKKSSEEIHDMQMKGKQQNADLDCQTTVLEKPTTFGGVSASKSLSCQLSCPPVFNHYEQGSNMPSTVTNSTFCHAEQSFISSSEKPGCTGSTDGKIHSLCSDMQKLTVDRNVYGGPSNVLSPSSADSDHGSSGSPSSLCLQQCYTEDYREPLSSLAIGRTVTSPSGFCVSKQQSDWINDRQTQPVANRSSDVEEDILSFDNQRLNDPEVISRSSYVPNSPISLHLSNQSRPHWFQRGAVNLDADAFNVDNKVSDSLHLHGSSVSSLSNGYPEKYISSSIGSDITVDGSHLLPSEGKGKQIGRFLDYVEGNDAKETGESNIISNILSLDFDTWDESLASPHNLAKLLCDTVKQPNTLKLSTSWTAPNNGQSRFSFARQEDSKYHPFDMESSFSLFGQMPQNPSSQEFAESTDLYQNKFGISNGFSSHHFAESDYAISGPSVFSSNKLSAVSRPQISAPPGFAVPSRTPPPGFSSHERIDHAYDTTSGSHLMDCSSLLRNSYQALASGGIGGPGDIEFMDPAILAVGKGRLQGALNSSGLDMRSNFPPQLDPYEDEARFQLLMQRSLSPNQNMRYDGGDSSPYFEGISSGLMDQSQVNKISPFAQLSLPQSRNTNGHWDGWNEVEGGNGIGVAELLQNQRLGFNKFYSGYEDSNKYRMPTSGDLYSRTFGM; this is encoded by the exons ATGAGTGATGAGGGAGAAAAGACTTGCCCCCTTTGCGCCGAGGAGATGGATTTGACTGATCAGCAGCTCAAGCCTTGCAAATGTGGTTACGAG ATATGTGTTTGGTGTTGGCATCACATAATGGAAATGGCTGAGAAGGATGAGACAGAGGGGAAATGTCCAGCATGTCGTTGTGCTTATGACAAAGACAGGATTGTAGGGATGGCTGCTAATTGTGAGAG GTTGGTTGCTGAAATTAATTCGGAGAGAAAAAGTAAGTCAACAAAGGCAAAGACTAAATCATCTGAAGGAAGGAGGCAACTGAGCAGTGTGCGGGTTATTCAAAGGAATCTTGTTTACATAGTTGGGTTGCCACTTAATCTGGGAGATGAAGAT CTTCTCCAACAGCGAGAATATTTTGGTCAATATGGAAAAGTTTTGAAAGTATCTATGTCTCGGACTGCAACTGGTGTCATTCAGCAATTTCCAAATAATACATGTAGTGT ATATATTACTTattcaaaagaagaagaagcaattCGTTGTATCCGGTCTATACATGGATTTGTTTTGGAGGGTAGACCATTAAA GGCTTGCTTTGGTACAACAAAGTATTGTCATGCATGGCTGAGAAATGTG CCTTGCAACAATCCTGATTGTCTATATTTGCATGAGATTGGTTCTCAAGAGGATAGTTTCACAAAAGATGAGATTATATCGGCATACACAAG GGTTCAACAGATAACTGGTGCAACAAACAATATGCTGTGGCCTGCTGGGAATATGTTACCTCCGCCTGTGGATGATTATTGCCCCACCCCCAGTTATGCTTCTGCAGCAAAACCCATTGCTAAAAATGCTCCAAAT AATACAACAGTGTGCATTCCTAAAGGTTCTCCGCCAAATGGAAGCACTGGAAGATCTGTTGCTCTTCCTGCTGGAGCGTCATG GGGAATGCGTGCTTTAAACTATCCTCAAACAGCTGGTTTAGCGTCATCAAATGGACCGTCTAAGCAGAAATCTGATACGGTTAGAAGCGCATTACCATTTTCATCTGCAGTAACAAACACAAATCAGAATTACCCAGTACATGGAGATGTTATAAAGAAGTCATCTGAGGAGATTCACGATATGCAAATGAAGGGTAAACAGCAGAATGCTGATTTGGATTGTCAAACAACTGTACTAGAGAAACCAACTACATTTGGTGGAGTTTCTGCTTCTAAGTCATTGAGCTGCCAGTTATCTTGTCCACCAGTATTCAATCATTATGAACAGGGAAGTAATATGCCATCAACTGTTACAAACTCCACCTTTTGCCATGCGGAGCAGTCTTTTATTTCCTCTAGTGAAAAACCAGGATGTACTGGCTCTACTGATGGGAAGATACACAGTTTGTGCTCTGATATGCAGAAGTTGACAGTAGATAGGAATGTCTATGGTGGACCATCTAATGTACTTAGCCCAAGCAGTGCAGATTCTGATCATGGATCGAGCGGCTCACCTAGTAGTCTGTGCTTACAACAATGTTATACCGAGGATTACCGAGAACCTTTAAGTTCACTAGCCATTGGGAGAACTGTGACGTCTCCCAGTGGGTTTTGTGTTTCTAAACAGCAGTCTGATTGGATAAATGATAGACAAACTCAACCAGTGGCAAATAGAAGCTCTGACGTAGAGGAAGACATATTGTCTTTTGATAATCAAAGACTCAACGATCCGGAAGTAATTAGCCGTTCAAGTTATGTTCCAAATTCACCAATATCACTTCATTTATCAAACCAATCTAGGCCCCATTGGTTTCAACGTGGTGCTGTTAATTTGGATGCTGATGCATTCAATGTAGACAATAAAGTTAGTGACAGTTTGCATCTTCATGGATCAAGTGTTTCTTCTTTATCAAATGGATACCCTGAGAAGTACATAAGCAGTAGTATCGGTTCTGATATTACCGTAGATGGCTCTCATCTGCTTCCAAGTGAGGGGAAAGGGAAGCAGATTGGAAGATTCCTTGATTATGTTGAGGGTAATGATGCTAAAGAAACAGGAGAGAGCAATATAATTTCTAACATATTGTCACTAGATTTTGATACTTGGGATGAATCCTTAGCTTCTCCTCATAACTTGGCTAAATTGTTGTGTGACACTGTCAAGCAGCCAAACACACTCAAATTATCTACTTCCTGGACAGCTCCGAATAATGGTCAGTCCAGATTTTCATTTGCAAGACAGGAGGATTCCAAATATCATCCATTTGATATGGAGTCCTCATTTAGTCTTTTTGGGCAAATGCCACAGAACCCTTCTAGCCAGGAATTTGCAGAAAGCACGGATCTctatcaaaataagtttggaaTTTCTAATGGTTTTTCATCTCATCACTTTGCGGAATCTGACTATGCAATCAGCGGTCCTTCAGTGTTTTCTTCTAACAAGCTTTCTG CAGTTTCAAGACCTCAAATTTCAGCCCCTCCTGGTTTCGCTGTTCCTAGCAGGACACCGCCTCCAGGCTTTTCTTCTCATGAGAGAATTGACCATGCCTATGACACCACATCTG GAAGCCATTTGATGGACTGTTCATCGCTGTTAAGAAATTCTTATCAGGCTCTGGCAAGTGGTGGGATTGGTGGCCCTGGGGATATAGAGTTTATGGATCCTGCTATTTTAGCAGTTGGTAAGGGTAGACTTCAGGGAGCACTAAACAGTTCAGGCTTAGACATGAGATCAAATTTTCCACCACAGTTGGATCCCTATGAAGATGAGGCCAGATTTCAACTATTGATGCAGAGATCCCTTTCTCCTAACCAAAACATGAGATATGATGGTGGGGATAGCTCTCCTTATTTTGAAGGGATTTCTTCTGGGCTAATGGATCAATCACAAGTGAACAAAATCTCCCCATTTGCTCAGCTGTCGCTTCCACAATCAAGAAATACAAATGGTCATTGGGATGGATGGAATGAGGTCGAAGGTGGAAACGGTATTGGTGTTGCTGAGCTCCTCCAAAATCAGAGACTGGGATTTAACAAGTTTTATTCCGGTTATGAAGATTCTAATAAGTACAGGATGCCCACTTCGGGTGATCTGTATAGTAGAACATTTGGGATGTGA
- the LOC105769348 gene encoding uncharacterized protein LOC105769348 isoform X6, translating to MSDEGEKTCPLCAEEMDLTDQQLKPCKCGYEICVWCWHHIMEMAEKDETEGKCPACRCAYDKDRIVGMAANCERLVAEINSERKSKSTKAKTKSSEGRRQLSSVRVIQRNLVYIVGLPLNLGDEDLLQQREYFGQYGKVLKVSMSRTATGVIQQFPNNTCSVYITYSKEEEAIRCIRSIHGFVLEGRPLKACFGTTKYCHAWLRNVPCNNPDCLYLHEIGSQEDSFTKDEIISAYTRVQQITGATNNMLWPAGNMLPPPVDDYCPTPSYASAAKPIAKNAPNNTTVCIPKGSPPNGSTGRSVALPAGASWGMRALNYPQTAGLASSNGPSKQKSDTVRSALPFSSAVTNTNQNYPVHGDVIKKSSEEIHDMQMKGKQQNADLDCQTTVLEKPTTFGGVSASKSLSCQLSCPPVFNHYEQGSNMPSTVTNSTFCHAEQSFISSSEKPGCTGSTDGKIHSLCSDMQKLTVDRNVYGGPSNVLSPSSADSDHGSSGSPSSLCLQQCYTEDYREPLSSLAIGRTVTSPSGFCVSKQQSDWINDRQTQPVANRSSDVEEDILSFDNQRLNDPEVISRSSYVPNSPISLHLSNQSRPHWFQRGAVNLDADAFNVDNKVSDSLHLHGSSVSSLSNGYPEKYISSSIGSDITVDGSHLLPSEGKGKQIGRFLDYVEGNDAKETGESNIISNILSLDFDTWDESLASPHNLAKLLCDTVKQPNTLKLSTSWTAPNNGQSRFSFARQEDSKYHPFDMESSFSLFGQMPQNPSSQEFAESTDLYQNKFGISNGFSSHHFAESDYAISGPSVFSSNKLSVSRPQISAPPGFAVPSRTPPPGFSSHERIDHAYDTTSGSHLMDCSSLLRNSYQALASGGIGGPGDIEFMDPAILAVGKGRLQGALNSSGLDMRSNFPPQLDPYEDEARFQLLMQRSLSPNQNMRYDGGDSSPYFEGISSGLMDQSQVNKISPFAQLSLPQSRNTNGHWDGWNEVEGGNGIGVAELLQNQRLGFNKFYSGYEDSNKYRMPTSGDLYSRTFGM from the exons ATGAGTGATGAGGGAGAAAAGACTTGCCCCCTTTGCGCCGAGGAGATGGATTTGACTGATCAGCAGCTCAAGCCTTGCAAATGTGGTTACGAG ATATGTGTTTGGTGTTGGCATCACATAATGGAAATGGCTGAGAAGGATGAGACAGAGGGGAAATGTCCAGCATGTCGTTGTGCTTATGACAAAGACAGGATTGTAGGGATGGCTGCTAATTGTGAGAG GTTGGTTGCTGAAATTAATTCGGAGAGAAAAAGTAAGTCAACAAAGGCAAAGACTAAATCATCTGAAGGAAGGAGGCAACTGAGCAGTGTGCGGGTTATTCAAAGGAATCTTGTTTACATAGTTGGGTTGCCACTTAATCTGGGAGATGAAGAT CTTCTCCAACAGCGAGAATATTTTGGTCAATATGGAAAAGTTTTGAAAGTATCTATGTCTCGGACTGCAACTGGTGTCATTCAGCAATTTCCAAATAATACATGTAGTGT ATATATTACTTattcaaaagaagaagaagcaattCGTTGTATCCGGTCTATACATGGATTTGTTTTGGAGGGTAGACCATTAAA GGCTTGCTTTGGTACAACAAAGTATTGTCATGCATGGCTGAGAAATGTG CCTTGCAACAATCCTGATTGTCTATATTTGCATGAGATTGGTTCTCAAGAGGATAGTTTCACAAAAGATGAGATTATATCGGCATACACAAG GGTTCAACAGATAACTGGTGCAACAAACAATATGCTGTGGCCTGCTGGGAATATGTTACCTCCGCCTGTGGATGATTATTGCCCCACCCCCAGTTATGCTTCTGCAGCAAAACCCATTGCTAAAAATGCTCCAAAT AATACAACAGTGTGCATTCCTAAAGGTTCTCCGCCAAATGGAAGCACTGGAAGATCTGTTGCTCTTCCTGCTGGAGCGTCATG GGGAATGCGTGCTTTAAACTATCCTCAAACAGCTGGTTTAGCGTCATCAAATGGACCGTCTAAGCAGAAATCTGATACGGTTAGAAGCGCATTACCATTTTCATCTGCAGTAACAAACACAAATCAGAATTACCCAGTACATGGAGATGTTATAAAGAAGTCATCTGAGGAGATTCACGATATGCAAATGAAGGGTAAACAGCAGAATGCTGATTTGGATTGTCAAACAACTGTACTAGAGAAACCAACTACATTTGGTGGAGTTTCTGCTTCTAAGTCATTGAGCTGCCAGTTATCTTGTCCACCAGTATTCAATCATTATGAACAGGGAAGTAATATGCCATCAACTGTTACAAACTCCACCTTTTGCCATGCGGAGCAGTCTTTTATTTCCTCTAGTGAAAAACCAGGATGTACTGGCTCTACTGATGGGAAGATACACAGTTTGTGCTCTGATATGCAGAAGTTGACAGTAGATAGGAATGTCTATGGTGGACCATCTAATGTACTTAGCCCAAGCAGTGCAGATTCTGATCATGGATCGAGCGGCTCACCTAGTAGTCTGTGCTTACAACAATGTTATACCGAGGATTACCGAGAACCTTTAAGTTCACTAGCCATTGGGAGAACTGTGACGTCTCCCAGTGGGTTTTGTGTTTCTAAACAGCAGTCTGATTGGATAAATGATAGACAAACTCAACCAGTGGCAAATAGAAGCTCTGACGTAGAGGAAGACATATTGTCTTTTGATAATCAAAGACTCAACGATCCGGAAGTAATTAGCCGTTCAAGTTATGTTCCAAATTCACCAATATCACTTCATTTATCAAACCAATCTAGGCCCCATTGGTTTCAACGTGGTGCTGTTAATTTGGATGCTGATGCATTCAATGTAGACAATAAAGTTAGTGACAGTTTGCATCTTCATGGATCAAGTGTTTCTTCTTTATCAAATGGATACCCTGAGAAGTACATAAGCAGTAGTATCGGTTCTGATATTACCGTAGATGGCTCTCATCTGCTTCCAAGTGAGGGGAAAGGGAAGCAGATTGGAAGATTCCTTGATTATGTTGAGGGTAATGATGCTAAAGAAACAGGAGAGAGCAATATAATTTCTAACATATTGTCACTAGATTTTGATACTTGGGATGAATCCTTAGCTTCTCCTCATAACTTGGCTAAATTGTTGTGTGACACTGTCAAGCAGCCAAACACACTCAAATTATCTACTTCCTGGACAGCTCCGAATAATGGTCAGTCCAGATTTTCATTTGCAAGACAGGAGGATTCCAAATATCATCCATTTGATATGGAGTCCTCATTTAGTCTTTTTGGGCAAATGCCACAGAACCCTTCTAGCCAGGAATTTGCAGAAAGCACGGATCTctatcaaaataagtttggaaTTTCTAATGGTTTTTCATCTCATCACTTTGCGGAATCTGACTATGCAATCAGCGGTCCTTCAGTGTTTTCTTCTAACAAGCTTTCTG TTTCAAGACCTCAAATTTCAGCCCCTCCTGGTTTCGCTGTTCCTAGCAGGACACCGCCTCCAGGCTTTTCTTCTCATGAGAGAATTGACCATGCCTATGACACCACATCTG GAAGCCATTTGATGGACTGTTCATCGCTGTTAAGAAATTCTTATCAGGCTCTGGCAAGTGGTGGGATTGGTGGCCCTGGGGATATAGAGTTTATGGATCCTGCTATTTTAGCAGTTGGTAAGGGTAGACTTCAGGGAGCACTAAACAGTTCAGGCTTAGACATGAGATCAAATTTTCCACCACAGTTGGATCCCTATGAAGATGAGGCCAGATTTCAACTATTGATGCAGAGATCCCTTTCTCCTAACCAAAACATGAGATATGATGGTGGGGATAGCTCTCCTTATTTTGAAGGGATTTCTTCTGGGCTAATGGATCAATCACAAGTGAACAAAATCTCCCCATTTGCTCAGCTGTCGCTTCCACAATCAAGAAATACAAATGGTCATTGGGATGGATGGAATGAGGTCGAAGGTGGAAACGGTATTGGTGTTGCTGAGCTCCTCCAAAATCAGAGACTGGGATTTAACAAGTTTTATTCCGGTTATGAAGATTCTAATAAGTACAGGATGCCCACTTCGGGTGATCTGTATAGTAGAACATTTGGGATGTGA